The Paracoccus aminophilus JCM 7686 genome window below encodes:
- the glnT gene encoding type III glutamate--ammonia ligase: MTDLAEFAREKGVKYFMISYTDLFGSQRAKVVPAQAIADMQENGAGFAGFATWLDLTPAHPDMLGMPDASTAIQLPWKKEVAWVASNCVMLGSGPLEQAPRNMLTRLTEEAAAMGLVVKTGVEPEFFLLTPEGDRIYDTADTAAKPCYDQQAILRRFDVIAEISDYMLELGWDAYQNDHEDANGQFEMNWKYDNALATADKHSFFKFMTRAVAEKHGLRATFMPKPFMGMTGNGCHAHISVWTKDGKNAFADDSKELSLSDQGRHFLGGIMKHASALALPCCPTVNSYKRINAPRTSSGATWAPNSVTWTGNNRTHMVRVPGPGRFELRLPDGAVNPYVLQAVIIAAGLSGLRSKADPGKRWDIDMYAEGHLVTDAPKLPLNLLDAIRAFDADTDLKAAMGDSFSEAFIKLKTKEWNAYSSHLTQWERDNTLDI, encoded by the coding sequence ATGACTGATCTAGCCGAGTTCGCCCGGGAAAAAGGCGTAAAATATTTCATGATCTCCTACACCGACTTGTTCGGTTCGCAGCGAGCCAAAGTCGTCCCCGCCCAAGCCATTGCCGATATGCAGGAAAATGGCGCGGGCTTTGCGGGTTTCGCGACCTGGCTTGACCTGACCCCGGCCCATCCGGACATGCTGGGAATGCCCGATGCTTCGACAGCGATTCAGCTGCCGTGGAAAAAAGAGGTGGCTTGGGTCGCCTCGAACTGCGTGATGCTGGGGTCTGGCCCGCTGGAGCAGGCGCCGCGCAACATGCTGACCCGCCTGACCGAAGAGGCCGCCGCGATGGGCCTTGTGGTGAAGACCGGTGTCGAGCCCGAATTCTTCCTGCTCACCCCCGAGGGCGACAGGATCTACGACACGGCCGATACGGCCGCCAAGCCCTGCTACGATCAGCAGGCCATCCTGCGCCGCTTCGATGTGATCGCCGAAATCAGCGATTACATGCTCGAACTCGGCTGGGACGCCTATCAAAACGACCATGAGGACGCGAATGGCCAGTTCGAGATGAACTGGAAATACGACAACGCTCTGGCGACCGCCGACAAGCATTCCTTCTTCAAATTCATGACCCGCGCCGTCGCCGAGAAACACGGGCTGCGCGCGACCTTCATGCCCAAACCCTTCATGGGCATGACCGGCAACGGCTGCCATGCGCATATCTCGGTCTGGACCAAAGACGGCAAGAACGCCTTTGCCGATGACAGCAAAGAGCTGAGCCTCTCGGATCAGGGCCGTCACTTCCTTGGCGGGATTATGAAACACGCCTCGGCTTTGGCCCTGCCCTGCTGCCCGACCGTGAACAGCTACAAGCGCATCAACGCACCGCGCACCTCGTCGGGTGCGACCTGGGCGCCGAACTCGGTCACCTGGACGGGCAACAACCGCACCCATATGGTCCGCGTTCCGGGTCCGGGCCGGTTCGAGCTGCGTCTGCCCGATGGCGCGGTCAACCCCTACGTCCTGCAAGCCGTCATCATTGCCGCCGGTCTGTCGGGCCTGCGCAGCAAGGCTGATCCGGGCAAGCGTTGGGACATCGACATGTATGCCGAAGGCCATCTGGTGACCGATGCGCCGAAGCTGCCGCTGAACCTGCTTGACGCAATCCGCGCCTTTGATGCGGATACAGATCTGAAAGCGGCGATGGGCGACAGCTTCTCTGAGGCGTTCATCAAGCTGAAGACCAAGGAATGGAATGCCTATTCCTCGCATCTGACCCAATGGGAGCGGGACAACACGCTCGACATCTAA
- a CDS encoding ABC transporter ATP-binding protein, whose amino-acid sequence MKIEAQGLGWRSAGRSIVSGVDLALEPGETFGLIGPNGSGKSTLLRLIAGLLPRAEGQVRLNGTPLGQMARRDIARKIALVSQHVDTAETLSVRDAVELGRTPWLSAFSPFGAQDRQIVAAALEAVEITHLADQLWPSLSGGERQRVQIAKALAQSPELLILDEPTNHLDIHHQLSLLWLVGGLEMTVVMALHDLNQAMGCDRVGVMQGGRLIACGRPAEVISPELLSSTFRVAASCLTDPRDQSLLYRFHILENDR is encoded by the coding sequence ATGAAAATCGAAGCACAGGGTCTCGGATGGCGCAGCGCCGGGCGGTCGATTGTCTCGGGCGTCGATCTGGCGCTTGAACCGGGCGAGACCTTTGGCCTGATCGGGCCGAATGGCTCGGGAAAATCGACGCTGCTGCGGCTGATCGCGGGGCTTTTGCCGCGCGCCGAGGGGCAGGTCCGGCTGAACGGCACACCGCTTGGCCAGATGGCGCGGCGCGACATTGCCCGCAAGATCGCGTTGGTCTCGCAGCATGTCGACACCGCCGAAACCCTGAGCGTGCGCGATGCGGTCGAACTGGGCCGCACGCCCTGGCTCTCGGCCTTTTCGCCCTTTGGCGCGCAGGACCGCCAGATCGTCGCGGCCGCGCTCGAGGCGGTTGAGATCACCCATCTGGCCGATCAGCTTTGGCCCTCGCTCTCGGGCGGAGAGCGTCAGCGCGTCCAGATCGCCAAGGCTTTGGCGCAATCGCCCGAGCTGTTGATCCTCGATGAGCCGACGAACCATCTGGATATCCACCATCAGCTCTCGCTGCTGTGGCTGGTCGGCGGGCTAGAGATGACCGTGGTGATGGCGCTGCACGATCTCAATCAGGCGATGGGCTGCGACCGGGTCGGGGTCATGCAGGGCGGACGGCTGATCGCCTGCGGGCGGCCCGCCGAGGTGATCTCGCCCGAGCTTTTGTCCTCGACCTTCCGTGTCGCGGCCTCGTGTCTCACCGATCCGCGCGACCAAAGCCTGCTTTACCGCTTTCATATTCTGGAGAACGACCGATGA
- a CDS encoding ABC transporter substrate-binding protein has product MQISLAQRLAVAGTLPRNLHRATAPVRIGLIAPLSGRSAPWGKPGLEGCQIWADWVNEQGGLIVGPRRQRVELLARDAALGPEETRMAAIELVERCGARILLTLGGDTLSLALPWLMAHRVLTTTLLPFDLSPDTPTLIAPTEIHPLLVVTGVEWLAENRPDLRRVALCSQEDMLGLPSLATYRAAFAAEGMSITRELRYPATGADATEMVAAMLADDPDILCWCSSEPYMVHALTEAAFEAGFRGPILCCTGDQYQRMVARTSVDFMENFIFQFPDFDDPALAGRAFYFCQPAAFHAAYQQRFPGHWSAVSWEYAGALDLWQQAVEIAGTTDPRRVLEAMKRGGQMMHAFGPARWSGETLFGIDNALIGNWPVVRVTGGVARIAGFRSILDWLGRHEARLSREMEALGLLWPQRAARMAGAAINPLA; this is encoded by the coding sequence ATGCAAATCTCTTTGGCACAACGGCTGGCGGTGGCCGGAACCCTGCCGCGAAATCTGCACCGCGCCACCGCTCCGGTCCGAATCGGCCTGATCGCGCCGCTCAGCGGGCGTTCTGCGCCTTGGGGCAAGCCGGGGCTGGAAGGCTGCCAGATCTGGGCGGATTGGGTGAATGAGCAGGGCGGGCTGATCGTCGGCCCGCGCCGCCAACGCGTCGAACTGCTGGCGCGCGATGCGGCGCTCGGCCCCGAGGAAACCCGGATGGCCGCGATCGAGCTGGTCGAGCGCTGCGGCGCGCGCATCCTGCTGACGCTTGGCGGCGATACGCTTTCGCTCGCGCTGCCCTGGCTGATGGCGCATCGCGTGTTGACGACCACGCTTCTGCCCTTCGATCTGTCGCCCGACACACCGACCCTGATCGCGCCGACCGAGATCCATCCGCTTCTGGTCGTCACCGGCGTCGAATGGCTGGCCGAGAACCGCCCCGATCTGCGCCGCGTCGCGCTGTGCTCGCAAGAGGATATGCTGGGCCTGCCCTCGCTCGCGACCTATCGCGCCGCCTTTGCTGCCGAGGGCATGAGCATCACCCGCGAGCTGCGCTATCCCGCCACCGGCGCCGATGCGACAGAAATGGTCGCGGCGATGCTGGCCGATGATCCGGATATTCTGTGCTGGTGCTCGTCGGAGCCCTATATGGTCCATGCCCTGACCGAAGCCGCCTTCGAGGCCGGTTTCCGCGGCCCGATCCTGTGCTGCACCGGCGATCAATATCAACGTATGGTCGCGCGCACCTCCGTTGATTTCATGGAGAATTTCATCTTCCAATTCCCCGATTTCGACGATCCCGCCTTGGCAGGCCGCGCCTTTTACTTCTGTCAGCCCGCCGCCTTCCACGCCGCCTATCAGCAGCGCTTTCCCGGCCATTGGTCGGCGGTGAGTTGGGAATATGCCGGGGCTTTGGATCTGTGGCAGCAGGCGGTCGAGATCGCCGGGACCACCGACCCGCGCCGCGTGCTTGAGGCGATGAAACGGGGCGGGCAGATGATGCATGCCTTCGGCCCGGCGCGCTGGTCAGGCGAAACGCTGTTCGGGATCGACAATGCGCTGATTGGCAATTGGCCGGTGGTGCGGGTAACCGGCGGCGTCGCGCGCATCGCGGGATTCCGCTCTATTCTCGATTGGCTTGGCCGTCACGAAGCCCGATTGAGCCGCGAAATGGAGGCGCTTGGCCTGCTCTGGCCGCAACGCGCGGCGCGCATGGCGGGGGCGGCGATCAATCCTCTTGCATGA
- a CDS encoding FMN-binding glutamate synthase family protein, which translates to MEKTPQTLPRNSWTYSPEINAEIRRAADTGIYDIRGGGAKRRVPHFDDLLFLGASISRYPLEGYREKCDTSVTLGTRFAKKPIELKIPITIAGMSFGALSGPAKEALGRGATMAGTSTTTGDGGMTNEERGHSEKLVYQYLPSRYGMNPDDLRRADAIEIVVGQGAKPGGGGMLLGQKITERVAKMRNLPIGIDQRSACRHPDWTGPDDLEIKILEIREITNWEKPIYIKIGGARPYYDTALAVKAGADVVVLDGMQGGTAATQDVFIENVGQPTLACIRPAVKALQDLGMHRKVQLVVSGGIRSGADVAKALALGADAVAIGTAALIALGENDPKWAAEYDALGVTADSYDDWHEGKDPAGITTQNPELMKRLDPVEAARKLRNFLAVMTLECQTIARACGKSHVHNLEPEDLCSLTLEAAAMAGVPLAGTSWIPGQGGF; encoded by the coding sequence ATGGAAAAGACCCCGCAAACTCTGCCCCGCAACAGTTGGACCTATAGCCCTGAAATCAACGCGGAAATCCGTCGTGCTGCCGATACCGGCATCTACGACATCCGCGGCGGCGGCGCGAAACGCCGGGTTCCGCATTTCGACGACCTGCTGTTTCTCGGCGCCTCGATCAGCCGCTATCCGCTCGAAGGCTACCGCGAGAAATGCGACACCTCGGTCACTTTGGGAACGCGTTTCGCGAAAAAGCCGATCGAGCTGAAGATCCCGATCACCATTGCGGGCATGAGCTTCGGCGCACTGTCGGGCCCGGCGAAAGAGGCTCTGGGTCGCGGGGCGACCATGGCGGGGACCTCGACCACCACCGGCGACGGCGGCATGACCAACGAGGAACGCGGCCATTCGGAAAAGCTGGTTTATCAGTATCTTCCCTCGCGTTACGGCATGAACCCGGACGATCTGCGTCGCGCTGATGCGATCGAAATCGTGGTCGGTCAGGGCGCGAAACCCGGCGGCGGCGGCATGCTTCTGGGCCAGAAGATCACCGAGCGCGTTGCCAAGATGCGCAACCTGCCGATCGGCATCGACCAGCGTTCAGCTTGCCGTCACCCCGACTGGACCGGCCCCGATGATCTGGAGATCAAGATCCTCGAGATCCGCGAGATCACCAATTGGGAAAAACCGATCTATATCAAGATCGGCGGCGCACGTCCCTATTACGACACCGCGCTTGCGGTGAAGGCCGGGGCCGATGTCGTCGTGCTTGACGGGATGCAGGGCGGCACCGCCGCAACGCAGGACGTCTTCATCGAAAACGTCGGTCAGCCGACGCTGGCCTGTATCCGCCCCGCCGTGAAGGCGCTGCAGGATCTGGGCATGCACCGCAAGGTGCAGCTGGTCGTCTCGGGCGGGATCCGTTCGGGCGCCGATGTCGCCAAAGCGCTCGCGCTGGGTGCGGATGCTGTTGCCATCGGCACGGCCGCGCTGATCGCTCTGGGCGAAAACGATCCGAAATGGGCCGCCGAATATGACGCGCTCGGCGTGACCGCAGATTCCTATGACGATTGGCACGAAGGCAAGGACCCTGCGGGCATCACCACGCAGAACCCCGAGCTGATGAAGCGCCTTGATCCGGTCGAAGCGGCGCGCAAACTGCGCAACTTCCTCGCGGTGATGACGCTCGAGTGCCAGACGATTGCTCGGGCCTGCGGCAAAAGCCACGTCCATAACCTCGAGCCGGAAGACCTGTGCTCACTGACCCTCGAAGCGGCTGCCATGGCTGGCGTCCCGCTGGCAGGAACGAGCTGGATCCCTGGTCAGGGTGGCTTCTGA
- a CDS encoding class II glutamine amidotransferase, protein MCGIVGLFLKNEDLRPKLGDLLTDMLITMTDRGPDSAGIAIYGDDSSKLKVTVQSDTPDETFRGLDKALSDALGGPVSMRVVDTHAVLTLPEGTEAEARAYLNEKGVRVMGAGHSMEIFKEIGLPKDVAARFHVREMGGSHGIGHTRMATESAVTTLGAHPFSTGDDQCLVHNGSLSNHNQMRRILTEKGFAPKTQNDTEVAACYISSRLAEGANLGEALEGTLDDLDGFFTFVVGTKNGFGVVRDPIACKPAVMAETDDYVAFGSEYRALANLPGIETARVWEPEPATVYFWER, encoded by the coding sequence ATGTGCGGCATCGTTGGCCTGTTCCTGAAGAACGAGGACCTTCGCCCCAAGCTTGGTGACCTGCTTACAGATATGCTGATCACCATGACGGATCGCGGCCCGGACAGCGCCGGGATCGCAATCTACGGCGATGACAGCAGCAAACTGAAAGTCACTGTGCAGTCGGATACCCCCGATGAAACCTTCCGCGGTCTGGACAAAGCTCTGTCCGACGCGCTTGGCGGGCCGGTTTCGATGCGGGTCGTTGACACCCATGCGGTGTTGACCCTGCCCGAAGGGACCGAAGCAGAGGCGCGCGCCTATCTGAACGAAAAAGGCGTTCGGGTCATGGGTGCGGGTCATTCCATGGAGATCTTCAAGGAGATCGGGCTTCCCAAGGATGTCGCCGCACGCTTCCATGTGCGCGAAATGGGCGGCAGCCACGGCATCGGCCACACCCGGATGGCGACTGAAAGCGCGGTGACGACGCTTGGCGCACACCCGTTCTCGACCGGCGATGACCAGTGCCTCGTGCACAATGGCTCGCTGTCGAACCACAACCAGATGCGCCGGATCCTGACCGAGAAAGGTTTCGCGCCGAAGACCCAGAACGATACCGAGGTCGCGGCCTGCTATATCTCGTCGCGTCTGGCCGAAGGGGCCAATCTCGGTGAGGCGCTGGAAGGCACGCTCGACGATCTCGACGGTTTCTTCACCTTCGTCGTCGGCACCAAGAACGGCTTCGGCGTCGTGCGCGACCCGATCGCCTGCAAACCCGCCGTCATGGCGGAGACCGACGATTATGTGGCCTTCGGCAGCGAATACCGCGCCCTGGCCAACCTGCCGGGCATCGAAACCGCCCGTGTCTGGGAACCCGAGCCCGCCACCGTCTATTTCTGGGAACGCTGA
- a CDS encoding pseudoazurin, with amino-acid sequence MKYAFFAFALMTAPAFAEVHEVKMLNRNEQGSMIYEPQFLRIQPGDSVKFLSSQPGHNAATIEGMLPEGATAFKSKINQDFEVSFEVPGTYGIKCSPHYAMGMVMLVQVGAEEIGPLPEGLPKRAEDRLKEIIAAAAQ; translated from the coding sequence ATGAAATATGCCTTTTTCGCGTTCGCGCTGATGACCGCCCCGGCCTTCGCCGAGGTCCATGAGGTCAAGATGCTGAACCGCAATGAACAGGGCTCGATGATTTACGAGCCGCAATTCCTGCGCATCCAGCCCGGCGACAGCGTGAAGTTCCTCTCGAGCCAGCCCGGCCATAATGCCGCGACCATCGAGGGCATGTTGCCCGAAGGCGCGACCGCCTTCAAAAGCAAGATCAACCAAGATTTCGAGGTCAGTTTCGAGGTGCCCGGCACTTACGGCATCAAATGCTCGCCCCATTATGCGATGGGCATGGTGATGCTGGTGCAGGTCGGCGCGGAAGAGATCGGCCCCCTACCCGAAGGTCTGCCCAAACGCGCCGAGGACCGGCTGAAAGAGATCATCGCGGCTGCGGCGCAGTAA
- a CDS encoding NAD(P)-binding domain-containing protein encodes MTKRVAVIGAGPSGLAQLRAFQSAARKGAEIPEVVCFEKQSNWGGLWNYTWRTGTDEHGEPVHGSMYRYLWTNGPKEGLEFADYSFEEHFGKQIASYPPRAVMFDYIEGRVLKAGVRDWIRFNSVIRWVEFDPQANDFTVTVHDMENDHVYRERFDHVIVASGHFSSPNVPEYPGFNQFYGRITHAHDFRDAREFSGQDVLVVGSSYSAEDIGSQVWKYGAKSVTSCYRSSPMGFKWPDNWEEKPALVRVEGKTVFFSDGSSKEIDSIILCTGYRHYFPFLPDDLRLKTANRLAAADLYKGVVYVNNPRMFYVGMQDQWFTFNMFDAQAWYVRDIILGRIEVPTDKQVLLDDVTERETREEADPDVKYAIKYQGDYVKELIAETDYPSFNVDGACDAFYEWKHHKAEDIMAFRNHPYRSVITGTMAPVHHTPWKDALDDSMEAYLKN; translated from the coding sequence ATGACGAAGCGAGTCGCCGTTATCGGCGCCGGCCCCTCTGGCCTTGCCCAATTGCGTGCCTTTCAATCTGCCGCCCGCAAAGGCGCCGAGATCCCAGAGGTTGTCTGTTTCGAGAAACAGTCGAACTGGGGTGGCCTGTGGAACTACACCTGGCGCACCGGGACGGACGAACATGGCGAGCCGGTTCATGGCTCGATGTATCGCTATCTCTGGACCAACGGCCCGAAAGAGGGGCTCGAATTCGCCGACTATTCCTTCGAAGAGCATTTCGGCAAGCAGATCGCATCCTATCCGCCGCGCGCCGTCATGTTCGACTATATCGAAGGCCGTGTGCTGAAAGCAGGCGTTCGCGACTGGATCCGCTTCAATTCGGTCATCCGCTGGGTCGAGTTCGATCCGCAGGCCAATGATTTCACCGTGACCGTGCATGACATGGAAAATGACCATGTCTACAGAGAGCGTTTCGATCATGTGATCGTCGCCTCGGGCCACTTCTCCAGCCCGAACGTGCCGGAATATCCCGGGTTCAACCAATTCTATGGCCGCATCACCCATGCCCATGATTTCCGCGATGCGCGCGAATTCTCGGGTCAGGATGTGCTTGTCGTCGGCTCCAGCTATTCGGCCGAAGATATCGGCTCGCAGGTCTGGAAATACGGCGCGAAATCGGTGACCTCGTGCTATCGCTCGTCGCCGATGGGCTTCAAATGGCCCGACAACTGGGAAGAAAAGCCCGCGCTGGTGCGTGTCGAGGGCAAGACGGTCTTCTTCAGCGACGGCTCGAGCAAAGAGATCGATTCGATCATCCTGTGCACGGGCTACCGCCACTACTTCCCCTTCCTGCCCGACGATCTGCGGCTCAAGACCGCGAACCGGCTGGCGGCGGCGGATCTCTACAAGGGCGTCGTCTACGTCAACAATCCGCGCATGTTCTATGTCGGCATGCAGGATCAGTGGTTCACCTTCAACATGTTCGACGCTCAGGCCTGGTATGTCCGCGACATTATCCTGGGCCGGATCGAGGTTCCGACCGACAAGCAAGTGCTGCTTGATGATGTGACCGAGCGCGAAACGCGCGAAGAAGCTGATCCGGATGTTAAATATGCAATCAAATATCAGGGCGATTACGTCAAAGAATTGATTGCAGAGACCGATTATCCAAGCTTCAACGTAGACGGAGCCTGTGACGCCTTCTATGAATGGAAGCATCACAAGGCCGAAGACATTATGGCATTCCGCAATCACCCCTATCGCTCGGTCATCACCGGCACCATGGCGCCCGTGCACCATACGCCGTGGAAGGATGCGCTGGACGATTCGATGGAAGCCTATCTGAAGAACTGA
- a CDS encoding FadR/GntR family transcriptional regulator, translating to MIVEELSARLAAGDYPRGSRLPAERQLAASLQVARNTLREALDVLEENGLIRRRAGAGSYVSEPELPGSSASVAVTTGPLHLHVMRGILEPEIARLAILNMPSATLDALVQLSDAMRTTSDPTGFARLEEEFQLKLAEGTGNPLLLACYHLIVKTRRQPHRAAMLRRQMTSERIHYLCQAHAALVSALVSRDVAEASELVQDMLIEEQRLLMQED from the coding sequence ATGATCGTCGAAGAGCTGAGCGCCCGGCTTGCCGCGGGGGATTACCCGCGTGGCAGCCGACTGCCGGCGGAACGACAGCTTGCCGCAAGCTTGCAAGTCGCCCGCAATACCTTGCGCGAAGCTCTTGATGTTCTTGAAGAAAATGGCCTGATCCGTCGTCGCGCCGGGGCAGGCTCTTACGTGTCAGAGCCCGAGCTTCCCGGAAGCAGCGCCTCGGTTGCAGTGACCACCGGGCCGCTGCATCTCCATGTCATGCGCGGGATTCTTGAGCCCGAAATCGCCCGGCTGGCCATTCTGAACATGCCGTCTGCGACGCTCGACGCGCTGGTTCAGCTTAGCGATGCGATGCGCACGACCTCGGACCCGACCGGTTTTGCCCGTCTGGAAGAGGAATTCCAGCTCAAGCTCGCGGAAGGCACGGGCAATCCGCTGCTGCTCGCCTGCTATCATCTCATCGTCAAGACGCGCCGCCAGCCACATCGCGCCGCCATGCTGCGCCGCCAGATGACGAGCGAACGCATCCATTATCTGTGCCAAGCCCATGCCGCGCTGGTGAGCGCGCTGGTCTCACGCGATGTCGCCGAGGCTTCGGAGCTGGTGCAGGACATGCTGATCGAAGAGCAGCGCCTGCTCATGCAAGAGGATTGA
- a CDS encoding GltB/FmdC/FwdC-like GXGXG domain-containing protein codes for MQTIDLSTTPLRELNSSLQAQSENTNQTEWVITNPKGAHAIAVGLDAPIEVTVKGSTGYYCAGMNQQATVKVTGSAGPGVAENMMSGTVIIDGDASQYAGATGQGGLLVIKGNASSRCGISMKGINIVVHGNIGHMSAFMAQSGNLVVLGDAGDALGDSLYEARLFVRGNVKSLGSDCIEKEMRPEHIEILKDLLERAGADAKPEEFKRYGSARKLYNFHVDHAGAY; via the coding sequence ATGCAGACGATCGACCTTTCCACCACCCCCTTGCGCGAACTCAATTCGTCCCTGCAAGCCCAATCGGAAAACACCAACCAGACCGAATGGGTCATCACCAATCCCAAGGGCGCGCATGCGATTGCCGTGGGGCTGGACGCGCCGATCGAAGTCACTGTCAAAGGATCGACCGGCTATTACTGCGCCGGGATGAACCAGCAGGCGACGGTGAAAGTCACGGGCTCGGCCGGGCCGGGCGTGGCCGAGAACATGATGTCGGGCACGGTCATCATCGACGGCGACGCCAGCCAATATGCGGGCGCCACCGGTCAGGGCGGCCTGCTTGTGATCAAGGGCAATGCCTCGTCGCGTTGCGGCATCTCGATGAAGGGCATCAATATCGTCGTTCACGGCAATATCGGCCACATGTCCGCCTTCATGGCGCAATCGGGCAATCTGGTTGTGCTGGGCGATGCGGGCGATGCGCTTGGTGACTCGCTTTACGAGGCGCGTCTCTTCGTGCGCGGCAATGTCAAATCGCTCGGCTCGGACTGCATCGAAAAAGAGATGCGCCCCGAACATATCGAGATCCTGAAAGACCTGCTCGAACGTGCGGGCGCCGATGCAAAACCGGAAGAGTTCAAACGCTACGGCTCGGCCCGCAAACTTTACAACTTCCACGTCGATCACGCTGGCGCCTACTGA
- a CDS encoding APC family permease — protein sequence MSHTDKIEQVGLARVLGPAHVWALGVGIVLVGEYMGWNFAVGKGGAYAALLACWFAGILYTCVAMIDSEVTSTVAAAGGQYTQAKHIVGPLMAFNVGLYLVFAYTMLEAANAITVGFLVDTVATISGHQGGIDQRPFIILAIMFLAWLNYRGVLATLTFNLVITAIAFTAIIVLFLSTSGILGTGALRHADLLSGQASLPYGWLGVLAAMHFGLWFFLGIEGTTQAAEEVRSPARALPFGTLAGVMTLAIAATLSWYVCAGLMPWEYLGQSGVPLFDAGRLSGSTTLMVFLGIGTLFATLASANGCINDASRAWFAMGRDRYLPGWFGAVHPKYHTPYRAIIFLVPIALIFALGAPLDQVVTFSILSGLLEYTFMPLNIILFRRKWPLHSIKRGYEHPFHPVPAYVLLGLCGITYFAVFLGYGTQLVAMIVFYIVVSLWFHFWRYRFVNRGAQFTMPWPKPQGY from the coding sequence ATGTCCCATACAGATAAGATCGAGCAGGTCGGCCTCGCGCGTGTCCTTGGCCCTGCCCATGTCTGGGCTCTGGGCGTGGGCATCGTTCTGGTTGGCGAATATATGGGCTGGAACTTCGCGGTCGGGAAGGGCGGCGCCTATGCCGCTTTGCTCGCCTGCTGGTTCGCGGGCATCCTTTACACCTGCGTGGCGATGATCGATTCCGAGGTCACCTCGACGGTGGCGGCGGCGGGCGGTCAATATACCCAAGCCAAACATATCGTCGGGCCGCTGATGGCCTTCAACGTCGGGCTTTACCTCGTCTTCGCCTATACGATGCTCGAAGCCGCCAATGCGATCACCGTCGGCTTTCTCGTCGATACGGTGGCGACGATCAGCGGGCATCAGGGCGGGATCGACCAGAGGCCGTTCATCATTCTCGCGATCATGTTCCTCGCTTGGCTGAACTATCGCGGGGTTCTGGCGACGCTGACCTTCAACCTCGTCATCACCGCGATCGCCTTCACCGCGATTATCGTGCTGTTCCTGAGCACCTCGGGCATTCTCGGCACCGGCGCGCTGCGCCATGCGGATCTGCTCTCGGGGCAGGCGTCATTGCCCTATGGCTGGCTTGGCGTGCTGGCGGCGATGCATTTCGGCCTGTGGTTCTTCCTTGGCATCGAGGGCACGACCCAAGCCGCCGAAGAGGTTCGCAGCCCCGCCCGCGCCCTTCCTTTCGGCACGCTCGCCGGGGTGATGACGCTGGCGATTGCCGCGACGCTCAGCTGGTATGTCTGTGCCGGTCTGATGCCGTGGGAATATCTTGGTCAATCGGGCGTGCCGCTGTTCGATGCGGGCCGCTTGTCGGGCTCGACCACGCTCATGGTCTTCCTGGGGATCGGCACGCTTTTCGCGACGCTGGCTTCGGCCAATGGCTGCATCAATGACGCGAGCCGCGCCTGGTTCGCCATGGGCCGCGACCGCTATCTGCCGGGCTGGTTCGGCGCGGTTCACCCGAAATACCACACGCCCTACCGCGCGATCATCTTCCTTGTGCCGATCGCGCTGATCTTTGCGCTTGGCGCGCCGCTCGATCAGGTCGTGACCTTCTCGATCCTGTCGGGACTGCTGGAATATACGTTCATGCCGCTGAACATCATCTTGTTCCGCCGCAAATGGCCGCTGCATTCGATCAAGCGCGGCTATGAACATCCGTTCCATCCGGTGCCGGCCTATGTGCTCTTGGGCCTGTGCGGCATCACCTATTTCGCGGTGTTCCTCGGCTATGGCACCCAGCTTGTCGCGATGATCGTCTTCTACATCGTCGTCTCGCTGTGGTTCCACTTCTGGCGCTACCGCTTCGTGAACCGGGGCGCGCAGTTCACCATGCCCTGGCCGAAACCGCAGGGCTACTGA